The following coding sequences are from one Delphinus delphis chromosome 19, mDelDel1.2, whole genome shotgun sequence window:
- the PER1 gene encoding period circadian protein homolog 1 isoform X1, with protein sequence MSGPLEGADGGGDPRPGESFCPGGAPSPGPPQHRPCPGASLVDDTDANSNGSSGNESNGPESRGASQRSSHSSSSGNGKDSALLDTTESSKSTNSQSPSPPSSSIAYSLLSASSEQDNPSTSGCSSEQSARARTQKELMTALRELKLRLPPERRGKGRSGTLATLQYALACVKQVQANQEYYQQWSLEEGEPCAMDMSTYTLEELEHITSEYTLRNQDTFSVAVSFLTGRIVYISEQAGILLRCKQDVFRGARFSELLAPQDVGVFYGSTAPSRLPTWGTGASAGSGLKDFTQEKSVFCRIRGGPDRDPGPRYQPFRLTPYVTKIRVSDGAPAQPCCLLIAERIHSGYEAPRIPPDKRIFTTRHTPSCLFQDVDERAAPLLGYLPQDLLGAPVLLFLHPEDRPLMLAIHKKILQLAGQPFDHSPIRFCARNGEYVTMDTSWAGFVHPWSRKVAFVLGRHKVRTAPLNEDVFTPPVPSPALSLDPDIQELSEQIHRLLLQPVHSPSPTGFCGVGQVTSPGPLLSPGSSSASNGGDAEGPGPPAPVTFQQICKDVHLVKHQGQQLFIESRARPLPRPRVPAAGTFKAKTLPCQSADPELEVAPALTQAPLASAPEEAERKEASSCSYQQINCLDSILRYLESCNLPSTTKRKCTSSSSCTASSASDEDRQRAGAVSVGAEKDPSAVLSGEGAAPLKEPVVGGGALSPLALASKAESVVSVTSQCSFSSTIVHVGDKKPPESDIIMMEDLPGLPLGPAPSPAPSPTVAPDPAAGAYRPVGLTKAVLSLHTQKEEQAFLSRFRDHGRLRGLDGSSTAPSGPGCRHGPAAPGRRHHCRSKAKRSRQHPTPQAEAPCPVSHPSPVPSSAPWPPPPATPPFPAVVQPCPLPAFSPRGGPQPLPPAPTSVSPAAFPAPLVTPVVALVLPNYLFPAPPTYPCGAPQAPASHSPSPSLPLPPPSPPRRPDSLLFNSRCSSPLQLNLLQLEEPPRVEGSSAGHPPPSEETADPAARPVEITESSNQDALSGSSDLLELLLQEDSRSGTGSAASGSLGSGLGSGSGSGSHEGSSTSASITRSSQSSHTSKYFGSVDSSEAEAGAARARAEPGDQVIKYVLQDPIWLLMANADQHVMMTYQVPSRDMASVLKQDRERLRAMQKQQPRFSEDQRRELGAVHSWVRKGQLPRALDVMACVDCGSSTQDPGHPDDPLFSEMDGLGLEPMEEGGGEAGGGGGEGEGGDEAQAQAGAAVSSSQDLAMEEEEQGGSSSSPALPAAGNGTS encoded by the exons ATGAGCGGCCCCCTCGAAGGggctgatgggggaggggacCCCAGGCCGGGGGAATCCTTTTGTCCTGGAGGGGCTCCATCCCCTGGGCCTCCACAGCATCGACCTTGTCCTGGCGCCAGCCTGGTTGACGACACGGATGCCAACAGCAATGGCTCCAGCGGCAATGAGTCCAATGGACCAGAGTCCAGGGGTGCATCTCAGCGGAGCTCACATAGCTCCTCCTCCGGCAATGGCAAGGACTCGGCCCTGCTGGACAccactgaaagcagcaagag CACAAACTCTCAGAGCCCATCCCCACCCAGCAGTTCCATTGCCTACAGCCTCCTGAGTGCCAGCTCAGAGCAGGACAACCCGTCTACCAGTGGCTGCAG CAGTGAACAGTCAGCTCGGGCAAGGACCCAGAAAGAACTCATGACGGCGCTGCGGGAGCTCAAGCTTCGGCTGCCACCAGAGCGCAGGGGCAAGGGCCGCTCTGGGACCCTGGCCACGCTGCAGTATGCACTGGCCTGTGTCAAGCAGGTGCAAG CCAACCAGGAATACTACCAGCAGTGGAGCCTGGAGGAGGGCGAGCCTTGTGCCATGGACATGTCCACCTACACTCTGGAGGAATTGGAGCACATCACATCTGAGTACACGCTTCGCAACCAG GATACTTTCTCCGTGGCTGTCTCCTTCCTGACAGGCCGCATCGTCTACATTTCTGAGCAGGCAGGTATCCTGCTGCGCTGCAAGCAGGATGTGTTCCGCGGTGCCCGCTTCTCAGAGCTCCTGGCTCCCCAGGATGTGGGCGTCTTCTATGGTTCCACTGCCCCATCTCGCCTGCCCACCTGGGGCACGGGGGCCTCGGCAG GTTCAGGCCTCAAGGACTTCACCCAGGAGAAGTCTGTCTTCTGCCGTATCAG AGGGGGTCCTGACCGAGATCCCGGGCCTCGGTACCAGCCATTCCGCCTAACCCCATATGTGACCAAGATCCGGGTCTCTGATGGGGCCCCTGCACAGCCGTGCTGCCTGCTGATCGCAGAGCGCATTCACTCTGGTTATGAAG ctccCCGGATTCCCCCCGACAAGAGGATCTTCACTACGAGGCACACGCCCAGCTGCCTCTTCCAGGATGTGGATGAAAG GGCCGCCCCGTTGCTGGGCTACCTCCCCCAGGACCTCCTGGGGGCCCCAGTGCTCCTTTTCCTGCATCCCGAGGACCGACCCCTCATGCTGGCCATCCACAAAAAGA TCCTGCAGCTGGCTGGCCAGCCCTTTGACCACTCCCCTATCCGCTTCTGCGCCCGGAATGGGGAGTACGTCACCATGGACACCAGCTGGGCTGGCTTCGTGCACCCCTGGAGCCGCAAGGTGGCCTTTGTGTTGGGCCGCCACAAAGTACGCAC GGCGCCCCTGAATGAAGACGTGTTCACTCCCCCAGTCCCCAGTCCCGCTCTCTCCCTGGACCCTGATATCCAGGAGCTCTCTGAGCAGATCCACCGGCTGCTGTTACAG CCTGTGCACAGCCCCAGCCCTACCGGGTTCTGTGGAGTCGGCCAGGTGACTTCCCCAGGCCCTCTCCTCAGCCCTGGCTCCTCCAGTGCCAGCAACGGGGGTGACGCCGAGggacctgggcctcctgcaccG GTGACCTTCCAGCAGATCTGTAAGGACGTGCACCTGGTGAAGCATCAGGGGCAGCAGCTTTTTATTGAGTCCCGGGCCCGGCCTCTGCCCCGGCCCCGTGTCCCTG CTGCAGGCACATTCAAGGCCAAGACCCTTCCCTGCCAATCTGCAGACCCAGAGCTGGAGGTGGCACCTGCTCTGACCCAGGCCCCACTAGCCTCGGCTCCTGAGGAGGCTGAGCGGAAAGAAGCCTCCAGTTGCTCCTACCAGCAGATCAACTGCCTGGACAGCATCCTCAG GTACCTGGAGAGCTGCAACCTCCCCAGCACGACCAAGCGCAAGTGCACCTCCTCCTCGTCCTGCACCGCCTCTTCGGCCTCCGACGAGGACAGGCAGCGGGCAGGAGCGGTCTCTGTGGGGGCCGAGAAAG ATCCATCGGCAGTGCTGTCTGGGGAGGGGGCCGCCCCTCTGAAGGAGCCGGTGGTGGGAGGAGGCGCCCTGAGCCCGCTCGCCCTGGCCAGTAAGGCCGAGAGCGTGGTGTCCGTCACCAGTCAGTGTAGCTTCAGCTCCACCATCGTCCATGTGGGAGACAAGAAGCCCCCGGAATCGG ACATCATCATGATGGAGGACCTGCCTGGCTTGCCTCTtggcccagctcccagcccagcccccagccccacggTGGCCCCTGACCCAGCCGCAGGTGCCTACCGGCCAGTGGGCCTGACCAAGGCTGTGCTGTCCCTGCACACCCAGAAGGAGGAGCAGGCCTTCCTCAGCCGTTTCCGCGACCATGGCAGGCTGCGTGGACTTGACGGCTCCTCCACGGCCCCCTCGGGCCCCG GCTGCCGCCACGGCCCCGCAGCCCCCGGCCGCCGCCACCACTGCCGATCCAAAGCCAAGCGCTCCCGCCAGCACCCGACCCCTCAGGCCGAAGCCCCCTGCCCCGTCTCCCACCCGTCACCTGTGCCATCCTCtgccccctggcccccaccaccAGCCACGCCGCCCTTCCCGGCTGTGgtccagccctgccccctccccgcgtTCTCCCCCAGAGGAggcccccagcctctccctcctgcACCCACATCTGTGTCTCCTGCAGCTTTCCCTGCCCCACTGGTGACCCCAGTGGTGGCCTTGGTGCTCCCTAACTATctcttccctgccccacccacctaCCCCTGTGGGGCACCCCAGGCCCCCGCTTCCCACTCCCCTTCTCCGTCCCTGCCCCTGCcgccccccagccctccccgccGCCCCGACTCTCTGCTCTTCAACTCGAGATGCAGCTCCCCGCTCCAGCTAAACCTGCTGCAGCTTGAGGAGCCCCCCCGTGTCGAGGGGAGTAGTGCTGGGCACCCCCCTCCCAGCGAGGAGACTGCCGACCCAGCGGCCAGACCG gtggAGATAACTGAGTCCTCCAACCAGGACGCACTCTCGGGCTCCAGCGACCTGCTGGAGTTGCTGCTGCAGGAGGACTCGCGCTCTGGCACGGGCTCTGCTGCCTCGGGCTCCTTGGGCTCTGGCTTGGGCTCTGGGTCTGGCTCAGGCTCCCATGAGGGGAGCAGCACCTCAGCCAGCATCACGC GCAGCAGTCAGAGCAGCCACACGAGCAAGTACTTCGGCAGCGTCGATTCTTCcgaggctgaggctggggctgcCCGTGCCAGGGCTGAGCCCGGGGACCAGGTCATTAAGTACGTGCTCCAGGATCCCATCTGGCTGCTCATGGCCAATGCTGACCAGCATGTCATGATGACCTATCAGGTGCCCTCCAG GGACATGGCCTCTGTGCTGAAGCAGGACCGGGAGCGGCTCCGGGCTATGCAGAAGCAGCAGCCTCGGTTCTCAGAGGACCAGCGGAGGGAACTGGGTGCTGTGCACTCCTGGGTCCGGAAGGGTCAACTGCCTCGGGCCCTTGATGTGATG GCCTGTGTGGATTGCGGTAGCAGCACCCAAGACCCTGGCCACCCTGATGACCCACTCTTCTCGGAAATGGATGGACTGGGGCTGGAGCCCATGGAGGAGGGTGGGGGCGAGGcgggtggcggtggtggtgagGGCGAGGGCGGTGATGAGGCCCAGGCCCAAGCTGGGGCCGCGGTCTCAAGCTCTCAGGACCTGGCCATGGAGGAGGAGGAACAAGGTGGGAGCTCATCCAGTCCAGCCTTACCTGCCGCAGGAAATGGCACCAGCTAG
- the PER1 gene encoding period circadian protein homolog 1 isoform X4: MSGPLEGADGGGDPRPGESFCPGGAPSPGPPQHRPCPGASLVDDTDANSNGSSGNESNGPESRGASQRSSHSSSSGNGKDSALLDTTESSKSTNSQSPSPPSSSIAYSLLSASSEQDNPSTSGCSSEQSARARTQKELMTALRELKLRLPPERRGKGRSGTLATLQYALACVKQVQANQEYYQQWSLEEGEPCAMDMSTYTLEELEHITSEYTLRNQDTFSVAVSFLTGRIVYISEQAGILLRCKQDVFRGARFSELLAPQDVGVFYGSTAPSRLPTWGTGASAGSGLKDFTQEKSVFCRIRGGPDRDPGPRYQPFRLTPYVTKIRVSDGAPAQPCCLLIAERIHSGYEAPRIPPDKRIFTTRHTPSCLFQDVDERAAPLLGYLPQDLLGAPVLLFLHPEDRPLMLAIHKKILQLAGQPFDHSPIRFCARNGEYVTMDTSWAGFVHPWSRKVAFVLGRHKVRTAPLNEDVFTPPVPSPALSLDPDIQELSEQIHRLLLQPVHSPSPTGFCGVGQVTSPGPLLSPGSSSASNGGDAEGPGPPAPVTFQQICKDVHLVKHQGQQLFIESRARPLPRPRVPAAGTFKAKTLPCQSADPELEVAPALTQAPLASAPEEAERKEASSCSYQQINCLDSILRYLESCNLPSTTKRKCTSSSSCTASSASDEDRQRAGAVSVGAEKDIIMMEDLPGLPLGPAPSPAPSPTVAPDPAAGAYRPVGLTKAVLSLHTQKEEQAFLSRFRDHGRLRGLDGSSTAPSGPGCRHGPAAPGRRHHCRSKAKRSRQHPTPQAEAPCPVSHPSPVPSSAPWPPPPATPPFPAVVQPCPLPAFSPRGGPQPLPPAPTSVSPAAFPAPLVTPVVALVLPNYLFPAPPTYPCGAPQAPASHSPSPSLPLPPPSPPRRPDSLLFNSRCSSPLQLNLLQLEEPPRVEGSSAGHPPPSEETADPAARPVEITESSNQDALSGSSDLLELLLQEDSRSGTGSAASGSLGSGLGSGSGSGSHEGSSTSASITRSSQSSHTSKYFGSVDSSEAEAGAARARAEPGDQVIKYVLQDPIWLLMANADQHVMMTYQVPSRDMASVLKQDRERLRAMQKQQPRFSEDQRRELGAVHSWVRKGQLPRALDVMACVDCGSSTQDPGHPDDPLFSEMDGLGLEPMEEGGGEAGGGGGEGEGGDEAQAQAGAAVSSSQDLAMEEEEQGGSSSSPALPAAGNGTS; this comes from the exons ATGAGCGGCCCCCTCGAAGGggctgatgggggaggggacCCCAGGCCGGGGGAATCCTTTTGTCCTGGAGGGGCTCCATCCCCTGGGCCTCCACAGCATCGACCTTGTCCTGGCGCCAGCCTGGTTGACGACACGGATGCCAACAGCAATGGCTCCAGCGGCAATGAGTCCAATGGACCAGAGTCCAGGGGTGCATCTCAGCGGAGCTCACATAGCTCCTCCTCCGGCAATGGCAAGGACTCGGCCCTGCTGGACAccactgaaagcagcaagag CACAAACTCTCAGAGCCCATCCCCACCCAGCAGTTCCATTGCCTACAGCCTCCTGAGTGCCAGCTCAGAGCAGGACAACCCGTCTACCAGTGGCTGCAG CAGTGAACAGTCAGCTCGGGCAAGGACCCAGAAAGAACTCATGACGGCGCTGCGGGAGCTCAAGCTTCGGCTGCCACCAGAGCGCAGGGGCAAGGGCCGCTCTGGGACCCTGGCCACGCTGCAGTATGCACTGGCCTGTGTCAAGCAGGTGCAAG CCAACCAGGAATACTACCAGCAGTGGAGCCTGGAGGAGGGCGAGCCTTGTGCCATGGACATGTCCACCTACACTCTGGAGGAATTGGAGCACATCACATCTGAGTACACGCTTCGCAACCAG GATACTTTCTCCGTGGCTGTCTCCTTCCTGACAGGCCGCATCGTCTACATTTCTGAGCAGGCAGGTATCCTGCTGCGCTGCAAGCAGGATGTGTTCCGCGGTGCCCGCTTCTCAGAGCTCCTGGCTCCCCAGGATGTGGGCGTCTTCTATGGTTCCACTGCCCCATCTCGCCTGCCCACCTGGGGCACGGGGGCCTCGGCAG GTTCAGGCCTCAAGGACTTCACCCAGGAGAAGTCTGTCTTCTGCCGTATCAG AGGGGGTCCTGACCGAGATCCCGGGCCTCGGTACCAGCCATTCCGCCTAACCCCATATGTGACCAAGATCCGGGTCTCTGATGGGGCCCCTGCACAGCCGTGCTGCCTGCTGATCGCAGAGCGCATTCACTCTGGTTATGAAG ctccCCGGATTCCCCCCGACAAGAGGATCTTCACTACGAGGCACACGCCCAGCTGCCTCTTCCAGGATGTGGATGAAAG GGCCGCCCCGTTGCTGGGCTACCTCCCCCAGGACCTCCTGGGGGCCCCAGTGCTCCTTTTCCTGCATCCCGAGGACCGACCCCTCATGCTGGCCATCCACAAAAAGA TCCTGCAGCTGGCTGGCCAGCCCTTTGACCACTCCCCTATCCGCTTCTGCGCCCGGAATGGGGAGTACGTCACCATGGACACCAGCTGGGCTGGCTTCGTGCACCCCTGGAGCCGCAAGGTGGCCTTTGTGTTGGGCCGCCACAAAGTACGCAC GGCGCCCCTGAATGAAGACGTGTTCACTCCCCCAGTCCCCAGTCCCGCTCTCTCCCTGGACCCTGATATCCAGGAGCTCTCTGAGCAGATCCACCGGCTGCTGTTACAG CCTGTGCACAGCCCCAGCCCTACCGGGTTCTGTGGAGTCGGCCAGGTGACTTCCCCAGGCCCTCTCCTCAGCCCTGGCTCCTCCAGTGCCAGCAACGGGGGTGACGCCGAGggacctgggcctcctgcaccG GTGACCTTCCAGCAGATCTGTAAGGACGTGCACCTGGTGAAGCATCAGGGGCAGCAGCTTTTTATTGAGTCCCGGGCCCGGCCTCTGCCCCGGCCCCGTGTCCCTG CTGCAGGCACATTCAAGGCCAAGACCCTTCCCTGCCAATCTGCAGACCCAGAGCTGGAGGTGGCACCTGCTCTGACCCAGGCCCCACTAGCCTCGGCTCCTGAGGAGGCTGAGCGGAAAGAAGCCTCCAGTTGCTCCTACCAGCAGATCAACTGCCTGGACAGCATCCTCAG GTACCTGGAGAGCTGCAACCTCCCCAGCACGACCAAGCGCAAGTGCACCTCCTCCTCGTCCTGCACCGCCTCTTCGGCCTCCGACGAGGACAGGCAGCGGGCAGGAGCGGTCTCTGTGGGGGCCGAGAAAG ACATCATCATGATGGAGGACCTGCCTGGCTTGCCTCTtggcccagctcccagcccagcccccagccccacggTGGCCCCTGACCCAGCCGCAGGTGCCTACCGGCCAGTGGGCCTGACCAAGGCTGTGCTGTCCCTGCACACCCAGAAGGAGGAGCAGGCCTTCCTCAGCCGTTTCCGCGACCATGGCAGGCTGCGTGGACTTGACGGCTCCTCCACGGCCCCCTCGGGCCCCG GCTGCCGCCACGGCCCCGCAGCCCCCGGCCGCCGCCACCACTGCCGATCCAAAGCCAAGCGCTCCCGCCAGCACCCGACCCCTCAGGCCGAAGCCCCCTGCCCCGTCTCCCACCCGTCACCTGTGCCATCCTCtgccccctggcccccaccaccAGCCACGCCGCCCTTCCCGGCTGTGgtccagccctgccccctccccgcgtTCTCCCCCAGAGGAggcccccagcctctccctcctgcACCCACATCTGTGTCTCCTGCAGCTTTCCCTGCCCCACTGGTGACCCCAGTGGTGGCCTTGGTGCTCCCTAACTATctcttccctgccccacccacctaCCCCTGTGGGGCACCCCAGGCCCCCGCTTCCCACTCCCCTTCTCCGTCCCTGCCCCTGCcgccccccagccctccccgccGCCCCGACTCTCTGCTCTTCAACTCGAGATGCAGCTCCCCGCTCCAGCTAAACCTGCTGCAGCTTGAGGAGCCCCCCCGTGTCGAGGGGAGTAGTGCTGGGCACCCCCCTCCCAGCGAGGAGACTGCCGACCCAGCGGCCAGACCG gtggAGATAACTGAGTCCTCCAACCAGGACGCACTCTCGGGCTCCAGCGACCTGCTGGAGTTGCTGCTGCAGGAGGACTCGCGCTCTGGCACGGGCTCTGCTGCCTCGGGCTCCTTGGGCTCTGGCTTGGGCTCTGGGTCTGGCTCAGGCTCCCATGAGGGGAGCAGCACCTCAGCCAGCATCACGC GCAGCAGTCAGAGCAGCCACACGAGCAAGTACTTCGGCAGCGTCGATTCTTCcgaggctgaggctggggctgcCCGTGCCAGGGCTGAGCCCGGGGACCAGGTCATTAAGTACGTGCTCCAGGATCCCATCTGGCTGCTCATGGCCAATGCTGACCAGCATGTCATGATGACCTATCAGGTGCCCTCCAG GGACATGGCCTCTGTGCTGAAGCAGGACCGGGAGCGGCTCCGGGCTATGCAGAAGCAGCAGCCTCGGTTCTCAGAGGACCAGCGGAGGGAACTGGGTGCTGTGCACTCCTGGGTCCGGAAGGGTCAACTGCCTCGGGCCCTTGATGTGATG GCCTGTGTGGATTGCGGTAGCAGCACCCAAGACCCTGGCCACCCTGATGACCCACTCTTCTCGGAAATGGATGGACTGGGGCTGGAGCCCATGGAGGAGGGTGGGGGCGAGGcgggtggcggtggtggtgagGGCGAGGGCGGTGATGAGGCCCAGGCCCAAGCTGGGGCCGCGGTCTCAAGCTCTCAGGACCTGGCCATGGAGGAGGAGGAACAAGGTGGGAGCTCATCCAGTCCAGCCTTACCTGCCGCAGGAAATGGCACCAGCTAG